From Thermodesulfobacteriota bacterium, one genomic window encodes:
- a CDS encoding DNA-binding protein: MKKFCTLILMIGILGFIASEPFAQPGKGWRGSGGWGMGSQYNKMYNPKTVETISGEVVSVDKITPMKGMSYGIHLTLKTEKETISVHLGPGWFIERQDIKIEPKDKIEVTGSRITFEGKPAIIAAEVKKGDEILKLRDENGVPVWAGWRKR, encoded by the coding sequence ATGAAAAAATTTTGTACTTTAATTCTAATGATTGGCATCCTCGGATTTATAGCCTCTGAACCCTTTGCTCAGCCAGGAAAGGGATGGAGAGGCAGCGGGGGCTGGGGAATGGGTAGTCAATACAACAAGATGTATAATCCCAAAACGGTAGAGACAATAAGTGGGGAAGTAGTTAGTGTAGATAAAATCACCCCGATGAAGGGTATGTCCTACGGAATCCATTTAACACTGAAAACGGAAAAAGAAACTATTTCCGTACATCTTGGCCCTGGCTGGTTTATCGAAAGACAGGACATCAAGATTGAGCCAAAGGATAAAATTGAAGTCACCGGTTCCAGAATTACGTTTGAAGGCAAACCGGCTATCATTGCCGCAGAAGTGAAAAAGGGGGACGAAATACTCAAGCTTCGCGATGAAAACGGTGTCCCCGTCTGGGCCGGCTGGAGAAAACGCTAA
- a CDS encoding metallophosphoesterase: MKDTARFGIVGKDGYYSYTPDIKVGEKPLITFFALNSNRMVHEKKDEVQIKWLERALSESNAIWKVAYFHHPLYSPYGAHKPDFGFRNAVEETLVNGGVQVTIAGHNHYYARMKPQKGIIHFISGGGGANLKKPKANGYTACALEVNNFIYMEVYPEGISFRAISSEGQVIDFGIIDSRTSFHSRLYNLK; the protein is encoded by the coding sequence ATTAAGGATACTGCCCGTTTCGGTATTGTGGGCAAAGATGGATATTACAGTTATACCCCCGATATTAAGGTTGGCGAAAAACCACTCATTACCTTTTTTGCTCTGAACTCTAACCGTATGGTACATGAGAAAAAAGATGAGGTGCAGATTAAATGGCTGGAGCGGGCCTTATCGGAGAGTAACGCAATATGGAAAGTGGCCTATTTCCATCACCCCTTATATTCACCCTATGGAGCCCATAAGCCTGATTTCGGGTTTCGTAACGCCGTTGAAGAAACCCTAGTTAACGGGGGCGTTCAAGTTACTATTGCCGGACATAACCACTACTATGCCCGCATGAAGCCCCAAAAAGGAATAATCCACTTTATCTCCGGTGGCGGTGGAGCAAACCTAAAAAAACCGAAAGCGAATGGATATACGGCATGTGCCCTGGAGGTCAATAATTTTATCTACATGGAAGTTTACCCAGAGGGGATAAGTTTCCGAGCTATATCCAGTGAGGGACAAGTCATCGATTTCGGAATAATTGATAGCAGGACTTCCTTTCATTCAAGGTTATACAACTTAAAATGA